One part of the Lotus japonicus ecotype B-129 chromosome 2, LjGifu_v1.2 genome encodes these proteins:
- the LOC130738417 gene encoding uncharacterized protein LOC130738417, whose protein sequence is MLGVLCATSRPKPWILSFLHAAPPPHHGTRIASAAAPRYLLHSNACNLRPHSSACDLRTSGAASIWHAIMPCGGDGRLALHHDLDLKGEGSWNVAWDARPARWLHRPDSAWLLFGVCACLAPPFCPDVYPEVTAPAPAAADDSSEGGELKSVECVKERDDEASAAADYRVTGVLADGRCLFRAIAHGACLINGEEAPDENRQMELADELRAKVAEELLNRREETEWFIEGDFDLYVTRMQKPCVWGGEPEILMASHVLKTPISVFMRDTSSTEIVNIAKYGEEYRNGKDISINVLFHGYGHYEILET, encoded by the exons ATGCTTGGAGTACTCTGCGCCACTTCTCGTCCTAAGCCATGGATCCTGTCCTTCCTCCATGCTGCACCACCGCCTCACCACGGCACCCGCATCGCCTCCGCCGCCGCGCCGCGCTATCTCCTCCACTCCAACGCTTGTAATCTCCGCCCTCACTCCAGCGCCTGTGACCTCCGCACCTCCGGCGCCGCCTCCATATGGCACGCTATCATGCCTTGCGGCGGCGACGGACGCCTCGCGCTCCACCACGACCTCGACCTCAAAGGCGAGGGGTCGTGGAATGTTGCCTGGGACGCGCGTCCTGCTAGGTGGCTCCACCGCCCTGACTCGGCTTGGCTCCTCTTCGGTGTCTGCGCCTGCCTTGCGCCGCCGTTTTGCCCTGACGTTTATCCCGAGGTTACGGCACCGGCGCCGGCGGCTGCTGACGATAGTTCCGAGGGAGGTGAATTGAAGAGTGTGGAGTGCGTTAAGGAACGCGATGATGAAGCCTCTGCTGCTGCTGATTACAGAGTCACTG GGGTGCTTGCTGATGGTCGGTGCCTGTTCAGAGCAATAGCTCACGGAGCTTGCTTGATAAACGGAGAAGAAGCGCCCGATGAGAACCGTCAGATGGAACTGGCTGATGAGTTGAGGGCTAAG GTTGCGGAAGAATTGTTGAATAGGCGTGAGGAAACTGAATG GTTTATAGAAGGAGACTTTGATTTATATGTGACAAGAATGCAAAAACCTTGTGTCTGGGGTGGGGAACCTGAGATATTGATGGCTTCTCATGTTTTGAA GACTCCAATATCTGTATTCATGAGAGATACAAGCTCTACTGAGATAGTAAACATAGCAAAGTATGGTGAAGAATATAGGAATGGTAAAGATATTTCCATCAACGTGTTATTTCACGGGTATGGACACTATGAGATACTAGAGACCTGA
- the LOC130738418 gene encoding uncharacterized protein LOC130738418: MLRSQDYHSHISQVSRSPSVLTDVPQYPNAHLAFNKRTIYEEECERSPGLHHRHHNPETRERVEVMEYEQVPKVGAGEVIYEENVVDYETDNYRPIRNRGGLELHKWKTYRP, encoded by the coding sequence ATGTTGAGATCCCAGGACTACCACTCCCATATTTCCCAAGTTTCAAGGTCTCCTAGTGTTCTCACTGACGTTCCTCAGTACCCGAATGCTCATCTGGCCTTCAACAAGAGGACCATTTATGAGGAAGAGTGTGAAAGATCACCTGgcctccaccaccgccaccacaacccggAGACTCGTGAAAGGGTTGAAGTGATGGAGTATGAGCAAGTGCCTAAGGTTGGTGCTGGTGAAGTCATCTATGAAGAGAACGTGGTGGATTATGAAACTGATAATTACCGTCCCATAAGGAATAGGGGTGGTCTTGAATTGCACAAGTGGAAGACCTACAGGCCATGA